Proteins encoded in a region of the Methanobrevibacter millerae genome:
- a CDS encoding MalY/PatB family protein codes for MKNTEYDFESVIDRHNTNSVKWDYFDDDIPMWVADMDFKVAPPIQNAILKRANHPVFGYTIVPDELFESYINWWDSRYDLKMSREDMAYSIGVMPSISSMIRCLTDVGDEILIQTPVYHVFFYVIEENDRKVLENELIYENGEYKIDFDDLDEKLSKVKLMILCNPHNPIGKIWSESDLARIGNLCKKHDVILISDEIHCDLTDPGVDYNPFVSDDNVIRCLSPSKSFNIAGFQSSVVHATNSELLEKIKTQMHVDNSYACNVFATSAVMAAYNESSGWLDELKKVLYKNKSIVRDYLANELPIIKLVESDATYLLWLDCSALGVSSKILSEFLRTNQGLFLSAGCDFGRCGDNFLRMNIACPEKLLDEGLRRLKAGIISLNNIKSF; via the coding sequence ATGAAAAATACTGAATATGATTTTGAAAGCGTTATAGACAGACATAATACGAATTCCGTTAAATGGGACTATTTTGATGATGATATTCCTATGTGGGTAGCGGATATGGACTTTAAGGTGGCTCCTCCAATTCAGAATGCCATCTTAAAAAGAGCCAATCATCCTGTTTTCGGCTATACTATTGTTCCTGATGAGCTTTTTGAATCATATATTAACTGGTGGGATTCACGCTATGACTTGAAAATGTCACGTGAAGACATGGCCTATTCAATCGGCGTGATGCCATCAATTTCATCAATGATTAGATGTCTGACAGATGTCGGAGATGAAATACTTATTCAGACACCGGTCTATCATGTATTCTTTTATGTTATTGAAGAAAATGATAGAAAAGTTCTAGAAAATGAACTTATATATGAAAATGGTGAATATAAAATTGATTTTGACGATTTGGATGAAAAACTGTCAAAAGTTAAGCTGATGATTCTATGCAATCCCCACAATCCTATTGGTAAAATCTGGTCTGAAAGTGATTTGGCCCGCATTGGCAATCTATGCAAAAAACATGATGTTATTTTGATAAGCGATGAGATTCACTGTGATTTGACTGATCCTGGAGTTGATTATAATCCATTTGTATCAGATGATAATGTAATCAGATGCCTGTCACCATCAAAATCATTTAATATTGCTGGTTTTCAAAGCTCAGTTGTTCATGCAACGAACAGTGAACTTCTTGAAAAAATCAAGACTCAAATGCATGTGGACAACTCCTATGCCTGCAATGTATTTGCAACATCAGCTGTGATGGCAGCATATAATGAGTCATCTGGATGGCTGGATGAGCTTAAAAAAGTTTTATATAAAAACAAATCTATTGTTCGTGATTATTTGGCCAATGAGTTGCCGATAATAAAATTGGTTGAAAGCGATGCAACTTATTTGCTGTGGCTTGACTGTTCTGCTTTAGGAGTATCTTCAAAAATTTTAAGCGAATTTTTAAGGACTAATCAGGGATTGTTCTTGTCTGCAGGATGTGATTTCGGCAGGTGCGGCGACAATTTCTTGAGGATGAATATAGCATGTCCTGAAAAGTTATTGGATGAAGGCCTTCGAAGACTAAAGGCAGGAATCATTAGCCTGAATAATATTAAATCATTTTAA
- a CDS encoding nitroreductase family protein, whose protein sequence is MSDFETIINTRRSIREYQDKDVEDEKILKILKAGMQAPGSRLGAEPWEFVIVKDKDTLAKLGEIKTRVTNAPVAIVLVANIERAFYKTVWQQDMGAAAENMLLEAVNLGLGGLWNGVAPEEERMTKIGEIIGIDDITDVKPYCIITLGYPAEGWENKFMDKFDEERIHHEKY, encoded by the coding sequence ATGAGTGATTTTGAAACTATAATCAATACTAGAAGAAGCATACGTGAATATCAGGATAAAGATGTTGAAGACGAAAAAATCCTAAAGATTCTAAAGGCAGGAATGCAGGCACCAGGATCAAGATTGGGTGCTGAGCCTTGGGAATTTGTTATTGTAAAGGATAAGGATACTTTGGCTAAGCTTGGAGAAATCAAGACTAGAGTAACCAATGCACCTGTTGCAATTGTGCTTGTTGCAAATATTGAAAGGGCATTTTATAAAACCGTTTGGCAACAGGATATGGGTGCAGCAGCAGAGAATATGTTGCTTGAAGCGGTCAACTTAGGTTTGGGTGGCCTTTGGAATGGTGTAGCACCTGAAGAAGAAAGAATGACTAAGATAGGTGAAATCATTGGAATTGATGATATTACTGATGTAAAGCCATACTGCATTATCACATTAGGCTATCCTGCTGAAGGATGGGAAAACAAGTTCATGGATAAATTTGATGAGGAAAGAATCCATCATGAAAAATACTGA
- a CDS encoding flavodoxin family protein — translation MKTIVINASPRKKWNTAEIMQAAQKGAESVGAETEYINLYDLAFKGCRSCLICKMQDKTKGKCYWKDDLSPLIERIFDADALLIGTPIYFGEPTSEFRALVERLVFCILSYDDGSSYYAGKVNVGLFYTMNAPLEFFNNNMKDNLAKTEYLFNFLNGKVVSYPVCDTLQVAKYSKYNMAGFSEEAKQKQYVLQFPKDLEKAFEIGAELSK, via the coding sequence ATGAAGACTATTGTGATTAATGCAAGTCCAAGGAAAAAATGGAACACCGCAGAAATCATGCAAGCTGCACAGAAGGGAGCAGAATCTGTTGGTGCTGAGACAGAATACATTAATTTATATGATTTGGCTTTTAAAGGTTGTAGAAGTTGTCTTATCTGTAAAATGCAGGATAAAACTAAAGGTAAATGCTACTGGAAAGATGACTTGTCACCATTGATTGAAAGGATTTTTGATGCTGATGCATTACTTATTGGCACTCCAATATATTTCGGAGAGCCTACAAGTGAATTTAGAGCATTGGTTGAAAGATTGGTATTCTGCATATTGTCCTATGATGACGGATCAAGCTATTATGCCGGAAAGGTTAATGTTGGATTATTCTATACGATGAATGCTCCTTTGGAGTTTTTCAACAATAACATGAAGGACAATCTGGCAAAAACAGAATATCTATTTAACTTTTTAAATGGAAAAGTCGTATCATATCCAGTTTGTGATACTCTGCAGGTTGCAAAATATTCAAAATATAATATGGCAGGATTCAGTGAAGAAGCAAAGCAAAAACAATATGTTCTTCAATTTCCAAAAGATTTAGAAAAGGCCTTTGAAATAGGTGCCGAATTAAGTAAGTGA
- a CDS encoding TIGR00266 family protein: MEYEIKGGAFPIVVCKLQKGERMKDESGSMAFMSSGVKMDTNTGGGVLKGLGRAISGNSFFINTFVAEKDNQEIGFASNFPGKVIPIKLDGANSIIGQKRSFLASEDSVEIDMYFQKNLGTGIFGGEGFILQKFTGNGMLFLEIDGEVIERYLEPGEVLFVDQGHIAAMDESIDFDIERIKGAKNWLFGGEGVFFAKLVGPGRVWVQTMPITKLAQALIPMLPTKK, translated from the coding sequence ATGGAATATGAAATTAAAGGTGGAGCATTTCCAATCGTAGTTTGTAAACTCCAAAAAGGAGAAAGAATGAAAGATGAAAGTGGATCAATGGCATTTATGAGTTCCGGAGTTAAAATGGACACCAATACTGGTGGAGGAGTACTTAAAGGTCTTGGTAGGGCAATTTCAGGAAATTCATTCTTCATAAACACATTCGTAGCAGAAAAAGACAACCAAGAAATTGGATTTGCATCAAATTTCCCTGGAAAAGTTATTCCAATCAAATTAGATGGTGCAAATTCAATCATTGGTCAGAAAAGATCATTTTTAGCTTCAGAAGATAGTGTAGAAATTGATATGTATTTCCAGAAAAACCTTGGAACTGGAATATTTGGTGGAGAAGGATTCATTCTTCAAAAATTCACTGGAAACGGAATGCTATTTTTAGAAATTGACGGTGAAGTAATTGAACGTTATTTAGAACCGGGAGAAGTATTGTTTGTAGACCAAGGACATATTGCTGCAATGGATGAGTCAATTGACTTTGACATCGAAAGGATAAAAGGTGCTAAAAATTGGTTATTCGGTGGCGAAGGAGTATTTTTTGCTAAATTAGTAGGACCTGGAAGAGTATGGGTACAAACCATGCCGATTACAAAATTAGCTCAAGCATTAATCCCTATGCTCCCTACAAAAAAATAA
- the serS gene encoding serine--tRNA ligase, translating to MLDIKLFRENPELIIDSEKKRFRDTENVEKVIEYDTLWREGERKLNSLRSEKNKLSKSFKKAKEEGNLEEVIQRSKEVASEIKELTAKNSEYLKLRDDYRYKVGNIIDDDVPVSDTEDDNVVVRTYGEIPEYDFELLNHVDLINKIDGADLETAASIAGARFYYLKRDILHLNLALIQFALSELESEGYIPMQTPFFVKGEVAAETSELGEFEETLYKVENEDMYLIATAEQTLAALHRNEIISPEDLPLRYCALSTCFRKEAGSHGKDTLGIFRVHQFEKIEQFIYSAPEDSRNQHDHLMEVTERIYQKLGLPYQIIAIVSSALNDNAAIKYDLEAWFPGSGAFRELVSCTNCKDYQARKTKTRIGRAGSGDAQTLHTLNSTAIATERTMCCILENYQQADGSVKVPEVLVPYMNGKKVIEAKK from the coding sequence TTGTTAGATATAAAATTATTCAGAGAAAATCCGGAATTAATCATTGACTCTGAGAAGAAAAGATTTAGAGATACTGAAAATGTTGAAAAAGTTATAGAATATGACACCTTATGGAGAGAAGGTGAAAGAAAATTAAATTCTTTAAGATCTGAAAAAAATAAATTATCTAAATCATTCAAAAAAGCAAAAGAAGAAGGTAATTTAGAAGAAGTAATCCAACGTTCAAAAGAGGTAGCTTCAGAAATTAAGGAATTAACAGCTAAAAATAGTGAGTATCTCAAGCTTAGGGATGACTACAGGTATAAGGTAGGAAACATCATAGATGATGATGTGCCTGTATCAGACACTGAAGACGATAATGTCGTTGTGAGAACCTATGGTGAAATCCCAGAATATGATTTTGAATTGTTAAACCACGTTGATTTAATTAATAAAATTGATGGTGCAGATTTGGAAACTGCAGCAAGCATTGCTGGTGCACGTTTCTATTATTTGAAAAGAGATATATTGCATTTAAACCTTGCATTAATTCAGTTTGCATTATCTGAACTTGAATCTGAAGGATATATTCCAATGCAAACTCCATTCTTTGTAAAAGGCGAAGTTGCAGCAGAAACCTCTGAATTAGGTGAGTTTGAAGAGACTTTATATAAAGTGGAAAATGAGGACATGTATCTTATTGCAACAGCTGAGCAAACCTTGGCAGCACTTCACAGAAATGAAATCATTTCACCTGAAGACTTGCCTTTAAGATATTGTGCACTTTCAACCTGTTTTAGAAAGGAAGCAGGTTCACACGGAAAGGATACATTAGGAATATTCAGAGTCCACCAGTTTGAAAAGATAGAACAGTTTATCTATTCAGCACCTGAAGACTCAAGAAACCAGCATGACCACTTGATGGAAGTGACTGAAAGAATCTATCAAAAATTAGGACTTCCATATCAGATAATAGCTATCGTATCATCTGCTTTAAATGATAATGCTGCTATTAAATATGATTTGGAAGCATGGTTCCCTGGTTCAGGTGCATTCAGAGAATTGGTTTCCTGTACCAACTGTAAAGATTATCAGGCAAGAAAAACAAAAACCCGTATTGGAAGAGCAGGTTCTGGAGATGCTCAAACTTTACACACATTAAACAGTACAGCTATTGCAACAGAAAGAACCATGTGCTGTATTTTAGAAAACTACCAGCAGGCTGACGGTAGTGTTAAAGTTCCTGAAGTGTTAGTCCCTTACATGAATGGAAAAAAAGTTATTGAAGCTAAAAAATAG
- a CDS encoding helix-turn-helix domain-containing protein: MNTYSKCPIDLVVRLFKKKWVIEILRDLFFGKSRFSEFKQGKPNLSNKVLSNCLKAMEKDGLIKRISDRYERDVEYILTKKGQALNKIVYELAMFSIDEDLGDTKFNEETKGKMKRSFKDKLLFK, translated from the coding sequence ATGAATACCTATAGCAAATGTCCAATCGATTTGGTAGTGCGATTGTTCAAAAAGAAATGGGTAATCGAAATTCTTCGTGATTTATTTTTCGGTAAATCCCGTTTCTCAGAGTTCAAGCAAGGAAAACCAAATTTATCTAATAAAGTTTTAAGCAACTGCTTAAAGGCAATGGAAAAAGACGGTTTGATTAAAAGAATATCAGACCGATATGAACGTGATGTTGAATACATATTGACCAAAAAAGGTCAAGCATTGAATAAAATTGTCTATGAGTTGGCCATGTTTAGTATTGATGAAGATCTTGGTGATACTAAATTCAATGAAGAAACTAAAGGCAAGATGAAACGCAGTTTCAAAGATAAATTGCTTTTTAAATAA